The Silene latifolia isolate original U9 population chromosome X, ASM4854445v1, whole genome shotgun sequence genome contains the following window.
atataataacaagcgttatacattctgaaagctaaagttattcaaaatataatcagatttatactacaaataactgcagttcagtgaacaattgtataacttctaaagttattctgaaagtagagttatacatatggcaataagagttatacattctgcaagtagagttatacatataataacaagagttatacattctgaaagctaaagttattcaaaatgtaatcagatttATACTACAAATAACTGCAATTCAgtgaacaattgtataacttataaagttattctgaaagtagagttatacatatggcaacaagagttatacattctgcaagtagagttatacatataataacaagagttatacattctgcaagtatagttatacatataataataagagttatacattctgaaaactaaagttattcaaaatgtagtcAGATTTATACAACAGATAACTGCAGTTCAgtgaacaattgtataacttctatgttcagacaatgtaactttggcaaTATATCTAGCAACTTCAGTGAACTACCACAGAGATAAAGATTATAccaaaatgttgttacctgggttgtactctacgttgaaacttttctctctgattgaatccttaacgacagtcacttcaactctatcgacttcagcatagcccccggtcttacatgtatcgattgagcaaatgacctctagttggaattccttgaaaacctcacgggtataaacatttgacgcatattcctctatgggtaaatgcgtcccccttgctggtgttgagtgtcggttttcatggtcaagtctcttctgcgtatgccgttgatggtccatagcgctttcaaaacgcatccaaaactccactaacgcACCGACTTCGCTcaaacttcttaaaaaaactattaatgctctacgatctctgggttgtcctcattacaccacccatgttcaagtccctgcaatgcgccatcacccaatggctccttttatcgtacgcttctgtaaaccactcttcgttcacaagaccatgcgcttccattatttctgcccacctaGCGTCAAATTCGTCTGCTTATaggttgtcgtcccatataatgttgttcaatttctaaaggaactccttataatcctccaTTGTCACCCCGAACTTTGATGGCagcttgttcattatatgccacatgcaaaatcggtggcgtgcagtcttgaaggcaaggggtacggccttaataatgcccgcatcctgatctgtgataatgtacttgggctcctttccacccatagcattcaaaaacctgttgaaaacccactggaaggattcatggtattcatgggcaatcaatgcccTGACGTAATGTTACcgatcgcttatggtgatctatgccggtgaatggcgtgaaaatcatatcgtacttgtttgttgagtatgttgggtcgtacgacactgcatctccaaaaacggagtagttccttctagcggttctgtcagcccagattgCCCTTCGAAAGCtattatccttgtcaacttcataataaaaataaaacctctgcctattttgtgccatattcttgaatcggtctatgaacaattgaccgtcccgtttatagatgaagcatttcacatctcggtggaagttcttaaaatcagttaaggatgcaccaatgttctcgaacccgtttacgagtttcttacacatgttgtacgtcctagttgctcctatcctcaaccGCAGTGGACAACAAATCCTGATCAGTGCTGAGTAGTAATCAAGaattcctcaactataactcttACACCTTTTCATATAACTTCAtgaaacatatgcataactctattgattgattgtgcaacttcttattatttataactctTACATCTGAAAGTATAACCTTTACTgcgaatatgtataactctaacaactTTCTATATAACTCTAAGGCTGTTATAAGTTATTCtagaattttaaaaaatatttagaagtttcacaatcaattactcgaggtttacataactctaagatctcggtgtataactttagaagtttgccattcaattagtggaggtttgattaatacactactacaatttaaggctACGAGAACGCCACTTAAAGAACGGTTGATAGCGGAACCGGTGTGTTTCTTATTTTTAGTCATGGCGCGCATATATGACTCCAAAAGAGAACGGTTGTTTGTTCAAATCGTGCTCGAAAAttaacaaagagaacggttagaTTTGACCAACCGTCTTAAATTAATATAGAGACCGGGTAATAGCTAGAGTCGTTCTCCTTAAAAAAAACAAAGAGCACGGTCCCTTTCACCACCGTTCTATTTGTAAAACCCTAAATGAAGTATCAAACTTGCCGTTTCCTTTTATACACAACTTCCATCGCTTTCTTTCAAAAACCAACAATAATCGCTTTCACCCTATCTAGCAAGGTCTCGCCCCTTGTTGTCCGTGGTCGCTCGTACTCCGGCCACCACCTGGCTGTCCTTGGTCGCTCGCCTTTCTCGTTGCCGATCGTTCTTGGTACTGGTAAGAGCCTTTTTCACTACTTTTTAATGTTAGCTTTAAGACAATACTACAATCGACATTATATTCTTCAGTTAATTCATTAAATTGCTACTTTTAAGacaataattaatttaatttatggtGATGTTAGGGTTAGTATTTGGTGATGTTAGGGTTTAGTATTTGTGCAGTTGTATTAGACATATTCATAATTTGTTTGTTCATACCGAGTACTATAAATAAACCATGAAATTCCAGTAGAGGAACAAGCTTTAAAGTTCATCGCATTTGATGTATTCACGCTTAAACTCTTTATTTAATGGATTACTTAATTTTTACTAATTCACCTTGTGACTTGATAATATCTGCATTCGAATGTTTAGTTGGTTCAAATTCTTGTATGTCAGAGTTCGGTAGTGGCATAATGTTCACCTAACTTTAGGTTGGTCGAATGTGGCAGTGTAATTAGGGTTAGTTCGGCTGAGGGCATGGTCTTCTGAGGTGGGTTGGGATGTGTGGATGGTTAGATTTTTTATGAAAAATTATTCTAACCCAATTcttcaatgtataactcttcttTGAAAGCTTTTTAATTTCATCTTCATTGAAGGGTTCTTCTGATAATGGCGCTAGTCTATTCATTTACTCCAATTTTCAAATTCTAATACAAGGAGAAAGATAGAAACTAGAGAGAGTGTAAGTGGGTGAGAAATTGTGAATTCTGATGTGAATGTCAGTTGAGAAATCAAATGAAATGAGCAAGATATAGAGCCCCGTTTTTATATACTCCTGTCTTTGGCATCACTTAGATCACCTTCCCCTAATGTAACCAACATTTCTACTGAGTAAAGGGTCGTAAACCACGTACGTATCCAtgctaattattattattattattattatgtactttcgtctcaatcatttgttcatTTTTTTATGAGGCTATTTTAATTATAAGTAAATAAATGACTATCACGAATGATATATATAGTTCACTTTAATTGTAATTATTTGTTGATTTTCGAACTTCATATTTTACTTTGCAGCACCGGAGAAGAGGCAGCGTGTACCGTCTGCTTATAACCAATTTATCAAGTTATTATATTTAGTTATTTAGAGCATTACATTTATCTCTTCTgattatttataatttaatttacaTACAAATAATACTAATTTTTGTATTCCAAAACTATGTGAAAAATAATAGAGAGGAAATTCAGAGGATCAAGGCTAACAACCCGGAAATCGGCCATAGGGAAGCATTCAGTACTGCTGCCAAAAATGTGAGTAATTTATAAATATGACTTAATTAATTGGTTATTTATTTGATCACAAATTATAGAATACGACCATATGTTATTATCAATAAATAAGTATGTTATTATACTATAACATAACCGTCTTACACAACTATTATTGCTATTTGATCGCAACTAATTTAGTTGTCTCTTTCGTTTCTTATTCCTGCAGTGGGCATATTTCCCTCACATTCATTTTGGACTCATGTTGGAGACCAACAATAACCATCTTTGTGCTGTCTGTTGTTGAGCAAACAAGCTTCATGCCAAATGTTTGAGTAGCACTATCATTTCATTGCATTCTACCTTGTATTCTTTTCTGTGTTTGTGGCTGTATAGGGTTGGAAGGCAGGTTGTGAATGTCCCATCATTCATGACCAGGGTTGACTCATTGTTCGGAAGGCAGGTTGTTAAGGTCCCATCATCCTGGCTAATTACGTGAAAATATTCTCATTGTTCACTTTTTTTAATTAAAGTGATCACTGGATGTTGGCTGCAATTAGTCCATCTGTAAGTAAAACTACCGTGTATTGGTGTGATCCTGCCGGATATACGGAGCCTCGACAGTTTCCACGAAAAACTGTTACTAGGTAAATCATGTATATTTGATATTACTGATTATAATTATGTTTGAAGTGACGACTAATTTTAGTTATATGAAATATAGAGCCTTCGAGAAAAGAAACTCTATCGATCCACTTGCCGGGTTTGAGGTAAAACCACTTACATGGAAATTAATTAAGTTATATCTTTAATATTgtcaatatttattattatagtaTATCTTTTATGCGTGTAACTGACCCAAGTCCACTCGACACAAATTAGAAAGTAATTTGTTCATGATCTTCTTGAACTCAGTTAATACGTCCTTACAATGAGGTAATGAACCTTCCTGCTACTAGCTTCTTCCAATGGCTACAAGCACCATCAATTACGCGACCATAAAAGCAACAAAATACTATTGATGTTGGCTGTTACTCCATGTATATCTCATTATGGGTTTTTATTTTAGTGTCATCGCCAACCTCTTGGGAGCGTATTATGCGGATATTTTGTTTGCCGATATATGTTAGAGCTTATCAAAGGAAGATATATTAATATTACTCCAAATGTATGTTTTTTTCTTCATTTCAATCATTTTCATCTCTTTGTTTTTTCTCATTtcaatcttagtaataattttAGTTTACACATCATATATAGTGTATTAACTACATTTTTAGGTGTCCTATGTGTATAGTTCATGCTTAACGTTACAAAGACATATACTAGTGAGCAAATTGACGAGGTGTGGAGTATTTGGGTTGAAGTTACACTCCATTTTAAGCTCAAAAGTAATGGTGGATGAAGACCATGATTATAGTTTATTGATGTTCAATTACTGCACTCGGATGCGATTAAGTGATGAGGATTCAAggatttttatttatgttttgcaagTATTTTCGATATTTGTAGCCTCTAGGCTCTTAAAAACATGATAGCATTTTGTATATTTTTCATGGATTTGTCcttataaattcaaattaaatttgAAGGTTTTTGTTGTGTAAAACATGTCGGAGTTTCTGAATTTTAATGCGGGTTTAATTCTTATGAGGTATACGATTCAATCGCGTAGGGGTTACGATAAAAAcagaaatatatttttttttaaaaagttcAGGTTCAAAGAGAACGGTTACTTATAAAACTTGTTCTCTTTGAAATTAACAAACAGGACGGTTGTATACATTGTTCTCTTTGAAAAGTTAAAACAAAGGCGCCAAATAAATCGACAACTTTATCAAAGAGACCGGTTCTCATATGCAACCGTTCTCTGTGATATATAAAAGAGCACGGTTATGGAGCGCAACTGTTCTGATTGTTGTTACAACGAGACCGGGTTGACTTTTTTCAACCGTGCTCTTAAGTaaaagagaacgcttggccacaTGACGATTCAAAATGGCTTTAAGAACGGTGTTTGACCGTTCTCTTTGATCAAAATTGTAGTAGTgatagtaaactaacccttgagttgtacattatcaagtacttgtgaaaatcttctatgttccgcgacatcttttgaaactgacgatcctcactagatacaagctcgtgattatgccccatgtggaatcggtcaattactaatactccattcttcataaatagcctgacatgtgctttacaccctaccctcttgactgtatatttcctctATTTTGCAGTTGTTAATGcccattgcatttcttcttccctaatcccggtctcatttttttaattactgcctcgtcttttgggacatatgtgaatccctctcttttgcaaaccagcaactttgacttgatttcaccgtcgcgccattttttcgtcgtatacttccgaacatcaaacccggacgccaatgcataaattttatagaatgtcactgcctcgtcgatttcaaaaaattgttgtcATACACAAGGTGCAAACTCCGCTGCtaaatgcttacaatactcagtttccgcttccttacgaccatctgagtagaatcaaacatccatgaaatgattaagaaatatataactccaagcatagaatgtataaccccTTAGCATTTACCCTGTAACtccaagcatagaatgtataactctaggcacagactgtataactctaggcatatactgtataactctaaacatataatgtgtaactctaggcatataatgtataactctagacacagactgtataactctaggcatataatatataactctagacacagtctgtataactctagacacagactgtataactccaggcatataatgtataactctgtgtctagagttatacattatatgtttatatattttcattatatgctaagagttatacattatatgcctagagttatacattgtagactgtattactttagttttcagaatgtataactctagtcatacaatgtataactctaggcatagactgtataactctaggcatataatctataactcttagcatataatgtataactctagacacagtctgtataactctagatacagactgtataactctaggcatataatgtataactctagtcatacaatgtataactctaggcacagactatataactctaggcatataatgtataactctaggcatataatgtataactttgaCTCTAGACACAGTCTATATAACTTTAgatacagactgtataactctaggcatataatgtataactctagtcatacaatgtataactctaggtatataatgtataactctgtgtctagagttatacattatatacttatatattttcattatatgctaagagttatacattatatgcctagagttatacattgtagactgtattactttagttttcagaatgtataactctagtcatataatgtataactcttagcatataatgaagAACTCTACAAcatataatgtacaactctagacacagactgtataactctaatcatataatgtacaactctaagTAGAGAATGTATAACCCTCCACATCCTATAACTtcacttaatgaatgtataacttaagttataacatgaataactatatcaaaattggttgttTAGTAATATTTTTTATGCAAAATTTACGGTTAGAATTACAGGAGTTATGTACTCTGTTACTTGAAGCTGCAGAAAATTGtcaaagagttatacaaaaaaccagtggagttataacacgatgaatataagaactGCATGATAACACAaactgtattattgaagttatacatatacgggtaagagttttacttaaacccactgaagttataattcgttctttatcaagcttttaaatttccatcattttttgccatgaacaacaagctaccaaaatgaaagaacaaatatgatgaacaccatgaaagtacaacaccattaagaataatgaacacaaatgaaataacaacaagcTACAACAAGCTACAATAATGAACATCAATCTAAAATTACATATAGCACTTTATTCTTGAACATCAAGCTACAACAATAACCAAGACACAAATAAGAAAGCAAATAACTCACCatcgacggcaacttcaatctgcatatgatccattTCACAAACACTGACTGTCATTTTGAGCGTCTTTCTCTGATGAACAATGACAATTTATTTATCTTCAACAAAGCGAATGAAATTTAACGGCAAGATGAAGTAATTATACAGTTGGAatgaaatttctcttatttttttgatgatttataatgcattttacaggATTTAGGATGGTTTGAAtggtgatttttatgggttttgcttgttgagaggttttgaatggtgaatgaAGAGGGAAAGCATGCAAAATGAATTATTAGTGTTCGTTTATTCCTTTTGTCCGCGGGATTGTACTGGAAGAAGTACACAAACAGTGATATGTGGACCCTCTCTCATACAACcagcatttcctttttttttttttgctctaaaaaaggcgccctctctccttatctcatccattgaatcccttcatccaagggttcttataaagacttagggccttatatgatataatggacttataagaacccttctctctctctctctctctctctctctccatatatatatatatatataaataggatctcgtgcgaacctaAAGTTCAGTACGAACTTACAaactaacttaaaaacacaaATCTCTTTCAGCCCAATAAGTAAACACAAGCCCAAACCCATCCCAAACCCTAAACAACTTAACTGTCTCTCACTCATTTCCCATTTCCCACCACCAACAATGATGTCGGCTTGTTCTCCGATGAACCAGGCACCGGTGCTGCCTCCGACGAACTTGATGCCGGCGTCACTGACCTGCGATGCACACGTCATCTCCCGACCTTCTCCCTCTTCATCGTTTCTTCACGTCGTCTAATCGCGCCACCTGAGCACGACCAATCATCAATCATTTCCAACCCTGTGATTCACTCGCCGGCGACGTCGCCTGTACTGCATCTAGGCAAGTTATCGCCGGGAATGCGCCGTTGTCGAGGTATGTTACGTCGGAGATACGACATTCAGTGACGTTGCCGGGAATGCGCCCTTTTTTGTAGATATGGAATTTAAGTTTTACATTGTGTGGTGGGTTGGATTGTCGGGTTTTGTGTGGAAAATGGTAGTGTTTGTGGTGCCTACGGTGTCGTCGTGCGGTGGTTCGATAAGGTGGTCGAGTTGTTGTCGGCGTTGATTTGGTTGCGTTGTCTCGTGTTAATTTGTTGTCGTGATGTCGGTGATGGGTGACTAGAGGTGGTGTTAGTTAGGGTGAGGCGTGGAGGTGAAGGCGGTAATGGTGGTGGGGACAGTGGTGGTGGCGTTGGTGGGGGCGGTGGTGCTGGTGGGGGGGCAGTGGTGGTGAGGGCGATGGTGGTGGGGTCAGTGGTGGTGGGCGCGGTGGTGATGGGGGCGGTGATGACGGTGTTGGAAGTTGATACACAAAATATCACcccagatacacatggtattgATACGGGATACACTTGGTATTAatacgggatacatgtgtatTTAGTAGTTATATCATGTGTATCTGGAAGTACTAACTTGTGTATCCGAAAGTATTATACTGTGTATATGAGTAGTTAAATACGGTTCGCACTCCGACcccaactatatatatatatatatatatatatatatatatatatatatatatatatatatatatatatatatatatatatatatatatatatatatatatatatatatatatatatatatatatatatatatatatagtggatTTCTAATGAGTCCACTACtttcattgagtccctaagtccttttaagggccattggatgtgttggaatatgtgtcctccgacaataatgcgatcacaattgtcgatcatgatgatcacatgtttaagtctcattttaagaatacatgtgggatgtaatattttacagtcaactggtccacacatatcagtaatgattggctgactagagtttgacattactgtcgtgcgacggtggtgatcagttgatccccttagatcatacctaaagggtaacactcttaattgaatatttaattggtcgtatgacgatacgagtcaattaaattgcttaaaattgacggacgattttggaagtaatatttacgtgtcttgttgtaatttgattaaattagacacggtctaagtaatcgaattgttttattgcttagatgaaatttttgtttacggaaacaattgaaactgaatgaatgatttattataaatacaagatgttgtaaattataattggtaaagcgttttggtacaagtaattgtgaattactaagtcgattttgtacatgacgtattttattaatacgttgatttttaatacgttaaaaatacatgacaattttacatgacttgtgacatgtgacaaattgataaattgacaaagataaaatggaatccattttatctaatatggaccgaaatatggagggagtatggtgtttaaaattatgttaaattatttgagtggaaacaacatgattacactacctacacctagccttgcatgcctatattcttggttagagaatcaagcccatgcatagggcaccctccacacccaccggttttccccctcTCTATGAGAATCAAATGGGttgtttttcattattcattcatactcttctaatttctagtgtaagaaatagccTTTCTCTCTAAAACATCttaagaaaaataaaagagagaaaaactccaaaatcctccttactcttggccgaataaacaagagttccaacaatagttttgggtcaatttttagttaaattaatattgttctagtattaataatattaacttTTAAGaagttatcttgggtataattccttgggagggattctaagcttgaatccttgttcatccaatattaggaagctcaagaacaaatgagtaggagaactcatttgtgcccatatatctgaaatctcaatgtaaggaaaacgatttcttctttatccttattcatgtttgcatgcataagatctaaattaattttatgactaaattaattgtaacatatatgaatatgtaaagtaatgagagtgatgtgaccataattagagcatatttagtccccgaattagccttattcccatgctttttagtgcatatttgggtcatttattgtctttagttctttgttttgcatattctttgaggttttgatcccttggtaggaaaggagtgcaaaccttgcattttcatggcaaaatgagtctaaattgattgaattcaatgaccaagcatcaaggagagacaagattagaaggcctttgtacatactatagtagatgggcaatgatgagaaaagatccttgcatccccgaggaaatccccaaggattttatgaagaaaaaggaagaaaagaagaagaaacaagactgcctaacaatccgtgcgtcttcccctgaaGCCGCCCGTCCACAacccacaatccgtgcgtcttcaccaccAAGACGCCCGGACAAaatctccagaagacgcccgtcttcactccCAAGATGCCCGGGCagaaaccaccaaatccgcccgtcccgtgctaaagacgcccggattcccaggcagacccatttcgtcttcttcaagcttcaaggaaggatgcacatctttttctaaagaccggagtctccctagagaccggagtctttccaaaaagaccggcgtttcctcaacaagggacttaatcgtcatttaagcccttagttaaccctaattcatgcacctaatccccactataaataccccattagtctaattagaagagcatgttcttcttagcaatctttagtgtagttaatatcaataaaatctctct
Protein-coding sequences here:
- the LOC141621544 gene encoding axial regulator YABBY 5-like translates to MEEPADEVVVVLDHAPEKRQRVPSAYNQFIKEEIQRIKANNPEIGHREAFSTAAKNWAYFPHIHFGLMLETNNNHLCAVCC